The Leguminivora glycinivorella isolate SPB_JAAS2020 chromosome 1, LegGlyc_1.1, whole genome shotgun sequence genome includes a region encoding these proteins:
- the LOC125228504 gene encoding neuronal PAS domain-containing protein 4-like encodes MFLSFEPTKSTKGASKMRRDLINAEISNLRDLLPLPPSTRQRLSQLQLMALVCVYVRKMNYFQQVFKSHDFSYEYQEQATPTPNIGFSKAMNGFMMMMTQNGKLLYISENAAEYLGHSMEDLLIHGDSVYDIIDRQDHQTVQTELNRGNNGETENVPKNRHFFCRMNVSRNARRQMRFGDQKVALVRGHFVSYLPLCSRNEPVFLAACTPLAMPETRECVVHGATNVFTTLHTMDMKILHIDANGEWYLGWKKSELVDVSWYQLLHWDSLREAQSKHRLITQSEQDKCCILLVKLQQRSGQFLWTHTVLQVKDAADAPRQFIVATNQVLSEEEASIMLANSWLYQYYGYQNQPCGVLDPRCQKFFRRENTYQDAYQEAYPYVENQEVEYPGYHVSSYVPQKMVEDFSGCERAYSERGPVDYSTHSPQSTISEERSPLHYDPSPEIVVNSNMYTYPHPGKREYYEQYPRVGYHVQEPCTSTAIEGMEYPSPKRMRLAPLALDTDGMDRWNPSPPWSDTLKAPEYQRFSYNHVVPPERAMVT; translated from the exons ttTCGAGCCAACAAAGTCCACAAAAGGCGCCAGCAAGATGCGGCGCGACCTGATCAACGCGGAGATCTCCAACCTGCGCGACCTGCTGCCGCTGCCGCCCTCCACCCGCCAGCGCCTGTCGCAGCTGCAGCTCATGGCCCTCGTCTGTGTCTACGTGCGGAAGATGAACTACTTCCAACAAG TGTTTAAAAGTCACGACTTCAGCTATGAGTATCAAGAGCAGGCTACACCAACACCTAATATTGGATTTTCAAAG GCAATGAACGgctttatgatgatgatgacacaaAACGGGAAATTGTTGTACATATCGGAAAATGCAGCGGAGTACCTGGGACACTCTATG GAAGATTTATTAATACACGGGGATAGCGTATACGACATTATAGATAGACAAGATCACCAGACTGTTCAAACTGAACTGAATAGAGGGAACAATGGAGAGACTGAAAACGTACCAAAGAATAGGCATTTCTTCTGTAGAATGAACGTTTCAAGAAACGCGAGAAGACAAATGAGATTTGGAGATCAAAAA GTAGCATTAGTGCGAGGGCACTTCGTGTCGTACCTGCCGCTGTGCAGCCGCAACGAGCCGGTGTTCCTGGCGGCGTGCACGCCGCTCGCCATGCCCGAGACGCGCGAGTGCGTCGTGCACGGCGCCACCAACGTCTTCACCACGCTGCACACCATGGACATGAAGATACTGCACATCGACGCCAA TGGCGAATGGTACTTAGGCTGGAAGAAATCAGAATTAGTTGACGTTTCGTGGTATCAGCTACTACACTGGGACAGTTTACGAGAAGCACAAAGTAAACATAGACTAA TAACCCAATCGGAGCAGGACAAATGCTGCATCCTGCTGGTGAAGCTGCAGCAGCGCAGCGGGCAGTTCCTGTGGACGCACACCGTGCTGCAGGTCAAGGACGCCGCCGACGCCCCGAGGCAGTTCATCGTCGCCACTAACCAGGTGTTAAG TGAAGAGGAAGCTTCGATAATGCTTGCAAACTCGTGGCTATACCAATACTACGGCTACCAGAACCAACCCTGCGGAGTCTTAGACCCCAGGTGCCAAAAGTTCTTTAGAAGAGAGAACACATATCAGGACGCGTATCAAGAAGCCTACCCTTATGTAGAAAACCAAGAAGTGGAGTATCCAGGGTATCACGTCTCCTCATACGTGCCGCAGAAGATGGTTGAAGATTTCAGTGGCTGTGAGAGGGCATATTCAGAAAGAGGGCCAGTTGACTATTCTACTCACTCCCCGCAGTCTACGATAAGTGAAGAAAG ATCTCCCCTCCACTACGACCCTTCGCCGGAGATCGTGGTGAACAGCAATATGTACACGTACCCGCACCCCGGCAAGCGAGAGTATTACGAGCAGTACCCCCGAGTCGGCTACCACGTGCAGGAGCCGTGCACGAGTACTGCTATAGAAG GCATGGAATATCCCAGTCCAAAGCGGATGCGTCTTGCTCCCCTGGCCTTGGACACGGACGGCATGGACCGGTGGAACCCCAGCCCGCCCTGGTCCGACACCCTCAAAGCCCCAGAGTACCAGCGCTTCAGCTACAACCACGTCGTGCCACCCGAACGGGCCATGGTCACTTAA
- the LOC125233942 gene encoding uncharacterized protein LOC125233942, with amino-acid sequence MWLVQNPLRQQYTQQYTQQYTQQQYTPKWAVLMSEYNCNLWKQCTIGGPRACAWDEINRFLAWFRDICAMYQVNCLSRGRYSYIVQHNQVCCMKRDFLKWKWQINEYDLPVFTTTAPPRLHGENKTKDWWWAGSTTNQYQYLYTLEVEKKKK; translated from the exons atgtggttggtgcaa AATCCACTAAGGCAACAGTACACACAACAGTACACACAACAGTATACACAACAGCAGTACACACCAAAATGGGCGGTGCTCATGTCCGAATACAATTGCAACTTGTGGAAGCAATGCACCATTGGTGGACCGAGAGCCTGTGCGTGGGACGAAATTAATCGATTCCTGGCTTGGTTCCGGGACATTTGCGCTATGTATCAAGTCAACTGCCTATCTCGTGGAAGATACT CATATATCGTTCAACACAACCAAGTCTGCTGTATGAAGAGAGACTTCCTGAAATGGAAATGGCAAATAAACGAATACGACCTACCCGTGTTCACGACTACGGCGCCGCCTAGACTGCATGGCGAGAACAAGACGAAGGACTGGTGGTGGGCGGGATCCACCACCAACCAATACCAATACCTTTACACGCTCGAGgtcgaaaagaaaaaaaaatag